Genomic segment of Arachis hypogaea cultivar Tifrunner chromosome 11, arahy.Tifrunner.gnm2.J5K5, whole genome shotgun sequence:
tctagcccagaaaacacagattagatgctgcagaatggacaaatcaagtggtccccacccatcagctgaagacttgttaattaattcgaatttaaattcaaatattattttaggaaaagatattattttaattttaattttagaaatttgatttttaaattactaggattagttataaaagggatcccaacaGGGTGGTTCCAACACAACATTTAGACCACAACATTATTccaatttacaatttacaatccttattttctactcttctgaaccatgagcaactaatcctccattgttaaggttaggagctctgtctatttctatggattgattttattgctttatctattttaatttatgtatggatttataatttaagaatggttttcgctcttcatcttatgaatttgggtggaacggaagtatgaccctctttctatttgagttcttgtaaaacttgaaaaatctctttacttgaacaacagcttgaaaacatattctcctaaattttaattatctggatttaacgggatatgtgacatataatccttttatttttgggtaattagaatttttgtggcatataaactggaatttgatcatgtagcttctaattggaattaattgaccaaggaattgacagttagtaaattttagaggagactagaaaggtctaaggaattagggtctagtcacatatagtttgccataaattaaattctacatattaaaataattagtaagaaaagttaatccgaaaaaatagataactctgaagccttaactattttctcatattTTATTCCTCACCTATTCACCTGCCTATCTTCAACTTTGAATTTACATTTTAATGCTGTTGAACTTCCaatactattttctgtttgtctaactaagcttatcaaatactattgttgcttaatccatcaatcctcgtgggatcgacccttactcacgtaaggtattacttggtacgacccggtgcacttgccggttagtttgtgggttataaactCCGCACCAGTCTCCATGGGACAGGGACCTCAATCCCTACCCCCGCCCTATTTATTACACAAGGTCCCATCTCCCGTTCTCGCGGGTAAAACACTATCCCCGTATCTGTCTCTCAACGAATAAATTTCCGCAGATATCTGTCCCGCCGAAAATTTTTGCCATCCCTAATAAAAGTGTTTTGTAACCGTAGATTAATGGTCTTGTGTTTTAAGCTTGTTATTACTATTTTGTccataaaatattttatgaaacGAATTAGACACCAAAATCagtattgaatatatatataatgggaaTACAAGAATTTgtgtctatttttttttctaaaatatccttcgttataatttataaaaaatgttattttcaaGATTTGAATCTAAGACcttaaattatatatcatttatcATCTCAATaaatttaatctttatttttttatacatatttatctatactatatataatgaaaatacaaaaaagattgatattcaatttttttaaaaatatctttcattatatataattcataaaaaatattatttttaacatttgAACTCAAGACTTTTTGTTAAATTATAAATCACTcacaattttaaataatttaatatttattatttaatttaattactctgttggtctttgttgttttattaaatttttaattaggtctttatacttgTTTATTTTCAATTTGGTCCTTAtactgcttttaattttgtaattagattattttcataTCAAAAACGTTAAAATGAATAGAATATTTCTTCCAAAATATATGCGATTACAAATCTAGTTAGGTtcttaattataaatacttttaatttgcGAAGAAATATTTAAGTAActctaaaattttatataatagaaaggacctaattataaaattaaaagcaaagtagtgacccaattaaaaaaagaaaagtacatataaacctaattaaaaatttagtgaaattaaaagaattaacaaaataattaaactttattatttttatatatatttaataaataaaaaatgaaccaATAAGTATGTTAGTGCTTATTGATGTactaatatatataaacaaatgaGTTTCCTAGAGTAAGAGAAAGACTACTTTCTATCTAAAGTTAGTAAATTACTATTTTTACCCACAAAAGTTTTAAACGCTGACAAATCAACTTATGAAAAAAAACTGTTATTTCTACCTATAAAAAATGGTTCCGTACGACAAAATTattcaaacactaaaaaatcatcTAAAAATCCCAAATTACCCTTTTCCTAACTTTAATCTCAACACTCATCCCCTAAATCCCAACCATTCCTTTATTCTTTTTATAGATTTTACTACCTCCTTCACCAACACCACCAACACCACCATCGCCACCAACCGTAAGCCCCACCTTTGGAAACAAAAGAAACTTCGGCGATGCACTGCCTGCCGCTAGGGATTGGATTCCGTCCTCCACACCTTCCTATGTCACCTCCTGGTAGAAAGCAAGCGTCCCACGTGCACCACCCGAAGAAATCTACGATTTTTCACGCCCTTAAATGCGTCGTGGACGGTGGGGAAGGGGTCGGTGCCAGCACTGATGAAGAGCGCGTGACTAAACGACGACACCTTTGTATCAAAATCGCCGCTCTCGATGCAAAGCTCAAACTCGTCGCAATCGTTTTCTTGAAGGCATGCTCTGAACCTTCCTTCAATGAGAGAGAGGAAGATGGTGTAGACGATCTGGTTACTCTCATCGCCGTTGTCAGTTTTGAGGTGGAAACCGTCCTTAGTCTCAACGAAAAGACACTGAGTTTTTAATGGAATGTCTCTTCCTTTGTCTCCCATCTTCGGAGCCATCCACCATAGCTTGAAGCGGAAGGAAGAAGGTGGGTCTTACGGTTGGTGACGATGGTGAAATCTATGAAAAGAGGTTGAGATTTAGGAGAGGAGTGTTGAGATTAGGATTAGGAAAAgggtaatttgaaatttttagataatttttcaATGCTTGAATAATTTTATAGTATAAAATCATCTTTTatggataaaaataatattttttttctatgggTAAATTTGTTGGCGTTTAGTTTACTCGGAGTTAAAATTTTCCTATATGTCTATTTTATTGCATTTCTGGTCGGATCCGTTCCTCTTTTTCCTCTCACtttcatcaaaataattattttgggtCGTAAACATCCATTTCTTTTTGTCATAGACTATCTTTTAGAGGTTTGACCCACCAAAATGGCGAACCGAACGTTCTTTAAAAAGCCTATCCCATTGAGTCAAGCCTATCTAACTATGCATTAAAAGCTGGGTCAgaaaaaacgaaaagaaaagtGTACCACTACACATTAGAGGCCCACATAAGAGTAAAATATGTACAATTCTCAGGAATTTTAATAGCACAGCAAACTTTATACCACTAAATACTTGGTAACATGAATCAAACACAGCAATAATACTCGGTACGGTAATAAATTGTATACAGACTACAGAGTGGTTAATGCCGGACCCTAGTGACAATATGCATACCTCCTAAAAAACACAAACAAGGGTTCAAGGACAGGTCCTCAGAGGAAGAACCCCTTAACTTTGAGGTTTGAGCGTGTTAGTGTGCTGTATATTTTATGTGATATgagcaaaataataataatgataacaataaAATCATCTTACTTATACACAAATGATCAATATTAAGACAAAAGAAAGGCATAATAAATATGATGTGAAGCTACATAACAGAACAAATAAAGTAGATCATTATACGTTCATCCAATTCAAGttgttaaactaaaaaatatctattCCAAAAAGTTTTACAAAAGCTCACTGAATTTGAAGCAGAAGGCAAAATTAAGCTCTTGCTGACTTCACTTGTTTGTGACTGCATATATATCTTTACAGTTTAAATAACAGGAGCATCTACATTGTACTGATTTGTAGTAAAATGAAAAATCCACTGGGTGAATATTTAAAGGAATATAACAAAAGACTAAGCTAAACAAAGCATGTGTGCAAACTGTTACTTAGATGAAAAAGGTTGAAGTTGAAATGGCTTTCAGCCTCAGGGCTTGTGAACTTTGAAACCAAAAACTCTAGGAACGTAACTCTGTGACTGCAACGGCTTTTGCGGCTTCAGATTTGAGTAAGTCATCAAGAAGAGGTGAGGAAATGTGGTTCCAAAATACGCGCCATCCATATCTAAACAAACAGGTTAAGGAAATTTGCATATAAAATACAGGATAATGTATGCTTTCACTGCAAACAAAATTGATCTCACAATCATATGCCAAAACGTAGAGTAATATAAAGATATCAAAAATATTCAAGATCGAATAATAAGAAACTccaaaagattaaaataaaaatggagaAGAAATTCTCAGCTAAGATTGAAAAAACCTAACAGACTGATATACTGATCTAGTTAGGAAGAATTCACACACAATAGGTTTACACTGAGCTGCGAGCTACCCCCAATATCATAGACAATATCACTCAGCGTTCTTGCGTTTGAAAAACGTGACACTAACTTGCTGTTAGGTAGGGAAGACAAATCAAAGGGTTCTGTGTATAATATCGATTAACCTTAGGGGAAGACAATATGATATAACTTGGGATCCGAGGAAAGGCCGCACCCAAAGGGTATAATGTAAGCAGCCTAACCTGATAATTGCATCAGTAGCTGATTCCACAGCTTGTACCGGTGACCTTGAAGTCACATGGAGACAACCCAACGGTTGCTCCAAGGCTCCCCTTCATGATATACcctataaaagatcaagcaaaAATTTCTTTTATCTCAAATCACTCTGTTATTTGTCTATGTTTGAATTCTCTATTTATAGTACAACAGATACCTAGGAAGGTACCATACTTCCATAGGTAGCTTAAACATCATGTTTTGTTTTCCTTAATCACCATACTTCATTACATGACAAAATTTAGTCTCAGGTAAAATCTAATACCAGAACTGCAGAAGATCCAAGCAAAAGAATTAATTTAGGATTGGTGATAAGTTCTTAGCATCTTCTTATTGTAAAATAACCACAAATGTAGGCAGAACATTTATGATcagtatatatataattgttaattATACAGCAATTACAAAAATAAGGAAACCAAATCAATTCAACACAGGACAAAAGTGGAACACCAAAATGCCAAAAGTTTTTCTAGCTGGAAAGATGAATAAAAGAAGTCGTGAGAACAAGTACAATGTGCATGGTGCAGCAGTTCATGGGAATAAGTATAACAAGAACAATTTTAAGGagacattataattttttaacagaAGCTTAACAAGATGTTCAAAGGATACTACCTTGATACTTGGAGCGTGGGTAGTAAATGTCTTCACACTTGGGGCAATATATTTTGACAGTGCTTGCCCTAGGAATATCTGATTGACCAACCGGAAGACAAGATTGTCCACAGCAGTAAACTCTTGGACATCTGCCAAAGTCGAAGCTCTTGTACTTATCTAGCTGCAGGTAATGCAATGTCGTTCAATGCCAACTCCATTTACACAAAAACATAAAGGATAGACGCAAAATGGGAACAAAAATTATACCATTGTAGCCAACCCCTTGCTTGTCAAAATGTACCGGGCATGAATCAAACCATAAAGCATCTCAGCAGCAGATTCAATTAATTCATTTTGTTCCTCCGTCAACATGTCTTCTACACATTCCAATCAACCAAAATATagcataatataaattaatttcagAATGGCGTAATAGATAATCAGAGCTAAATCCGTATCAATGTACAATTTGAATTGTTCAAGAGGACAACGTGATCTGGTTCAGTTACAATACAGTGGTAACAACACAAGTAATTTCATCACAAAACATCACCAACATTATATACTTTAAAACAAAATTCTGGAAAGAGAAAAAACAGAAGATTACCATGGGAGGATTCAACATCCAAAATTAAATCAAGCGCATAATCATAGTAAGGAACTTGACTGCTTAATCCACAGAGGTTGAAATCATCTTGTATGTAATCATCGTCAACTTCACAAAAAAATTCATTTCCTCTCAAATTGCAAAACCATGAAATCCAAGAAGTGTCATCCCCTTCAGAACCACTAACATCTGATTCTTCGCTATCAGTTTCAGATTCCTCTGCAGTCAATACATAAATATGCATGTCAGTTACTCAAAAAGACGGTCTCATCTATCAGCAGTTATATAGTAAACATGTCCTCTGCTCCCGACTCTGTTGCTCTTTTTAATTCTCAGCTCTCATATCTCATTGCAAACAAGGTCAGCTTAGGAAAGCGCTAGCAAATTTTCAATTTTCGACTGACTTTTGTAGAACCAACAACTAGCCAAAATTCTGCCAAAAGCATTTAGGCCTTGTTTGCTAAGTGTCTCCGGCTAGACATATAGACACACTGGGAAATAGAAACCTGTTAAAGAAGACATATAGGCTGTGTTTGGTTATTGGGGATGAAGATTCAGAGGGACAAAGACGTTAGATTATTGGGAGAGTGGACCCAGAGGAACAGAAATTTGTGTCCATGTGAAGGATTGGGATTAAGAGGAAGGGACTGAACTCTTAATGAAATTGTATTTACAGCATTTCATCATCCTTTTTTTAAGATATTCCCATTTTGCCTCTCTGAAATATTCTCATTTTAAGTTTCGCCTACTATAACCAAATGATACAAAGACACAGAAACCAAGTTTCTTGGGCGAAGATCCAATCATAGCCTATGTAGAAACAATCAAAATGTGGTTATTCCGAGACAAAACTTGTTCAATTTTCTATCCATCCAAAAAATTCGGGATAGAGACACCATTTTATTTGTCTTGTCTTTGTATCccatctttgcattttttttatcgTGATACTTACCAAAACACTCTTAAGGTTCTAAATAATCAATTAGTGGACAGACATAAGTGCTCCAATACCCTTCTATGATGTCCCTTTCATTTCCTATTATTGAAATTTTGAATACACTGGTTTTATTACTGTTTGAATATGCCATAGTAATGGCATCAATAGTATCAACAATGCAAATTAATCTCCCTACACTGGCTTTCCTATACAACCACGAATCTGAAAACCTAGTTCCATGAGTTTACTCactggctttccagaaatattgtACAATATCTAATTACTTGGATACAAAAACAAGATATTGTGTTTTCCACCGGGTAGACTATGTAACATCATCAATAGTATATTGGGACTGATCCTTTGAACATCAAAAACATTTATAAACAAGATTCCAGAATCCATTCTGCAAATAAACATCTTGTTATTAAGAATGTAAGAAAGTGACATGTTTCGCCTTAAGAACTCTCTCAGGTAAGATAAATCAGATCAATTAACCAGTCCTATAAAAAGAGAAAACTCTCCGAAAAGCCTAAATTGTTAGAACAGGACCTATGATTGAATGGTTTTAAAAATCTAACAAGACTCCTAACACAATGACCTATTTACTATTCATGATTCAAATTGATTAAGACAAGCAAAATGCACCTATGAAAAGGGGGCCAAAGACTAGAGGCATTAAATTGGTAGGCCACgaaataatcataacaataataacaaaaatgtGGGCGGAAAATTCCATCATCTTCAACCAAATTCCTTAGCCCCCAGAATATCCATAAACAACAACATATCAAAACAGATCAGATCAAacctaattgaataattataaaaaGCAAGACGGAGAGAAAGAGAGGGATTATGAACGAACCATTACGATGGTGAGAGGTGGAATTGTTGGAGGTCTTATGCGTGTGATGGTTTAGGGAAGTGGAAGCAGATGAACGGTGTTGGTGTAGGTGCTTATCGAGAGCATCGTTGATTCTCTTTCGATCAACCTCCGTCGTTGTAGCACTAGTCTTCGACCCAACACCAccacctttctctctctctttgtacATACCTTTCTTTTGTTCTGGAATCTGAAtcaacagagagagagagagagagagtgcttTATATACTAGTATGTGTTGTGTGTATGAATGTATCTATGCTTTTTGTTCTCTCATTATCAGAAGCAGCTTCGTTCTCATGTTATGAATCGGAATCgagttaatttatttaaatttatctatGTGCTTTTTGGTTTTAGATTTGATAGTTTATCTCTCAACACTCTATGGTCTATGCTATATGCTCTGCTACGGTGTTTAATTGTGTTTGTGCGTCGCATGTGATGATTGGCACATCTTTTTCTGTTTTAACTATTTCCATCGTGTCACCATCCTCTTTTATCACCATTCTTTTCTTTATGAAATTTTCTCTTATGaacttaattttgatatatttataagaatatataattaaattcattaatttcgTCTATGTTATATTTGTCGTACATAGTCGGTCTCAACCTCAGATAAAGGAGAAGGATTGTGTTAGATCTTCAACaactaacataaaaattttgtcgAATTTTTATGATATGGATCAAAGACGTTATTGTGTTAAAGCTAGGTCGTTGTCTGGAAGCAACGCGCTATATGGTTCGCGTACAGTGTCAAATGAGCAAAAGATGCTGCATCGATGCTCgagtgtagtgttaaatgagcaagggttcccaCATTTTTGTGAACGGACgggggtaaataagctagttcgcaaagaaaaaggtaaaggtcgggacgacagaaggttgagatttggcacatggaacataggcactctaacaggaaaatctatggaggtggtggtctggtggataccatgacaaggaggaagattaacatcatgtgcctacaagaaacaaaatgggttggtgcgaaggctagggagttgAATACTTCCaggttcaaactttggtatacggaaaagatgaagaataggaatggggtaggtattatcgtggataagcagtggaagaaggacgtagtggatgtcaagagggtgggagatcggatcatctctatcaaatttGTGGTGGAAGGAGgtacttttcatgtgattagcacCTATGCATCGCAAGTGGGTTCGGAAgagcaacacaagataaggttttgggaggatctcgagagtttggtccaagacataccttccagagataagattttcttaggaggagatttaaatggccatgttggaagagaagtgactgggtatgaaggtattcacggaggccatggttttggGGTAGTCAATACCGagagtaaaactattttggacttttcctcaacctttgataTCCTTATCGGAAATAcaagttttaaaaagagagacgaacatcttataacatataagagtggcatgacaagctctcaaatcgacttcttcttgttgaggagagtcgaccgaaaattttgtattaattgtaaaattattccgggagagagtttaacaacacaacataggatgcTTGTCATAGATTTTTGCATTGAGAAAAAGTTgagaaaaagacatcatacgaataagccaaggacgaggtggtggcagaTGAAAGGCGAGGAACAAAAAAGCTTCCTAAGATGGATAGAAGAAGAGGCAAATTGGGATGGAAATGAAAGCGCAGAGGAGGTGTAGAGAGATAtgacagaagttattagaagaacagcaaaagaaagttttggtgaatctagagGGATAGGACAAAGAGACAAGGaatcctggtggtggaatgcgagtgtacaagaaaagataaagacaaaaagggtgtgctttaaagagtggtcttctTGCCGCAATACAGATAATtgagaaaaatataaggcggctaaaaaacaaacaaaagtggctgtaagtgaagcaagaaaaagagcaTATGAAAGTCTCTATCAGTCCttaggcacgaaagaaggagaaaaaggtatatatagaatcgcaaagaactgtgaaagaagaacgagagacttggattaggttaagtgcataaaggataaagacggggaggtgttggctcaagaggagaagatcaatgaaaggtggaagagctacttctacaagTTATTTAATaaaggacagaagactcttccgagcctggGTCGGTTATGCACGAggaaagaagatcaaaactttgactactatcgaaggattcgagactttgaAGTAAAAGAGGTTCCAAAgcggatgaaaaatggcaggacaGTAGGACCCGATAATATCCCAATTGAAGTTTGGAAGGGCATTggagagaaaggcatcagttggttaaccaagctttttaatgtgATTTTAAGGTCTAAGAAGATGCTAGATGAATGGAGAAAGAGTAcgttggtacctatctacaagaataaaggGGGTATATAAAGTTGCGAAAATTATAGAGGGATCAAActcatgagtcataccatgaagttatgggaaagggtgatagaatggaggctgagacaagagacacaagtaacaaagaaccaatttggttttatgccaggcagatccaccactgaagcgatatacctgttaagaaggatgatggagagatattgtagtaataaaaaggatctacatatggtgcTTATTAATTTGGAAAAAGCATACGATAGGGTGTCAAGGGAAGTCTTATGGAAGGTcttagaaaagaagagagtaaggatcgcatatattcgtgcaattaaagacatgtatgatggggctacaactagtgtgaagactcaaggtggtgtgacaggggaattttctattggtataggattacaccagggatcatccttaagtctataccttttcacattagttttAGAAGTATTCATAGAGCATATCCAAGAGCCTGTACCATGATGCATAATTTTtgtcgatgatatcgtccttatgggagattCAAGAAaaaacctaaataagaagttggagttatggagagaagctctagaagtgtatggtctgcgcataagccgtagcaagacggaatatatggaatgtaagtttggCCTAcgaagggaaaaccctaatatagaggtgaagattggagataaCACCCTACAAAAAGTTaagagttttaagtatcttgggtgcatcatacatgataattgagagattgaacaggatataaatcataggatccaagcaagttggtcaaaatggcagagtgcatctagttttatatgtgacaaaaaagtgcctttaaaacttaaaggtaagttctatcgcactgctatcaGACCAGCTATGCTTTATTGTATAGAGTGTTGGGCAgccaaaggggagcacgaacataagctaagtgtggcagagatgaaggtgttgagatggatgagtggtcatgcgattggatagaataaggaatgaagataaaagagagagttggagtagcttctaatgtggaaaagatgg
This window contains:
- the LOC112720735 gene encoding putative casein kinase II subunit beta-4 isoform X3, which encodes MYKEREKGGGVGSKTSATTTEVDRKRINDALDKHLHQHRSSASTSLNHHTHKTSNNSTSHHRNEESETDSEESDVSGSEGDDTSWISWFCNLRGNEFFCEVDDDYIQDDFNLCGLSSQVPYYDYALDLILDVESSHDMLTEEQNELIESAAEMLYGLIHARYILTSKGLATMLDKYKSFDFGRCPRVYCCGQSCLPVGQSDIPRASTVKIYCPKCEDIYYPRSKYQGNMDGAYFGTTFPHLFLMTYSNLKPQKPLQSQSYVPRVFGFKVHKP
- the LOC112720735 gene encoding putative casein kinase II subunit beta-4 isoform X4 translates to MYKEREKGGGVGSKTSATTTEVDRKRINDALDKHLHQHRSSASTSLNHHTHKTSNNSTSHHRNEESETDSEESDVSGSEGDDTSWISWFCNLRGNEFFCEVDDDYIQDDFNLCGLSSQVPYYDYALDLILDVESSHDMLTEEQNELIESAAEMLYGLIHARYILTSKGLATMLDKYKSFDFGRCPRVYCCGQSCLPVGQSDIPRASTVKIYCPKCEDIYYPRSKYQDMDGAYFGTTFPHLFLMTYSNLKPQKPLQSQSYVPRVFGFKVHKP
- the LOC112720735 gene encoding putative casein kinase II subunit beta-4 isoform X2 produces the protein MYKEREKGGGVGSKTSATTTEVDRKRINDALDKHLHQHRSSASTSLNHHTHKTSNNSTSHHRNEESETDSEESDVSGSEGDDTSWISWFCNLRGNEFFCEVDDDYIQDDFNLCGLSSQVPYYDYALDLILDVESSHEDMLTEEQNELIESAAEMLYGLIHARYILTSKGLATMLDKYKSFDFGRCPRVYCCGQSCLPVGQSDIPRASTVKIYCPKCEDIYYPRSKYQDMDGAYFGTTFPHLFLMTYSNLKPQKPLQSQSYVPRVFGFKVHKP
- the LOC112720735 gene encoding putative casein kinase II subunit beta-4 isoform X1, with the translated sequence MYKEREKGGGVGSKTSATTTEVDRKRINDALDKHLHQHRSSASTSLNHHTHKTSNNSTSHHRNEESETDSEESDVSGSEGDDTSWISWFCNLRGNEFFCEVDDDYIQDDFNLCGLSSQVPYYDYALDLILDVESSHEDMLTEEQNELIESAAEMLYGLIHARYILTSKGLATMLDKYKSFDFGRCPRVYCCGQSCLPVGQSDIPRASTVKIYCPKCEDIYYPRSKYQGNMDGAYFGTTFPHLFLMTYSNLKPQKPLQSQSYVPRVFGFKVHKP
- the LOC112720735 gene encoding putative casein kinase II subunit beta-4 isoform X6 produces the protein MYKEREKGGGVGSKTSATTTEVDRKRINDALDKHLHQHRSSASTSLNHHTHKTSNNSTSHHRNEESETDSEESDVSGSEGDDTSWISWFCNLRGNEFFCEVDDDYIQDDFNLCGLSSQVPYYDYALDLILDVESSHDMLTEEQNELIESAAEMLYGLIHARYILTSKGLATMLDKYKSFDFGRCPRVYCCGQSCLPVGQSDIPRASTVKIYCPKCEDIYYPRSKYQGYIMKGSLGATVGLSPCDFKVTGTSCGISY
- the LOC112720735 gene encoding putative casein kinase II subunit beta-4 isoform X5 yields the protein MYKEREKGGGVGSKTSATTTEVDRKRINDALDKHLHQHRSSASTSLNHHTHKTSNNSTSHHRNEESETDSEESDVSGSEGDDTSWISWFCNLRGNEFFCEVDDDYIQDDFNLCGLSSQVPYYDYALDLILDVESSHEDMLTEEQNELIESAAEMLYGLIHARYILTSKGLATMLDKYKSFDFGRCPRVYCCGQSCLPVGQSDIPRASTVKIYCPKCEDIYYPRSKYQGYIMKGSLGATVGLSPCDFKVTGTSCGISY